CAGACTTCAACATAGGTGACGAAGTTTACGGTATGGCTGGCGGCATTAATGGTGTTGACGGTGCACTCGCAGAATTCATGTTAGTTGATGCGCGTTTAATGGCGAAAAAACCTAAAACATTGACGATGAAACAAGCAGCAGCATTACCACTGGTTGCTATCACTTCATACGAAGCGTTAGTAAACAAAATGAATGTACAAGCTGGCGATAACGTTCTTATTCATGGGGCAACAGGTGGCGTAGGTCACATCGCAGTACAACTTGCAAAAGTACTTGGCGCAACAGTTACATCGACTCACTCACCTGCAAACGCTGAACTCGCAAAAACAGTGGGAGCAGATAACTTAGTTGATTTCACGACAGAAACAGTGGCTGACTATGTACAAGCGCACACTGGCGGCACTGGTTTTGATAAAATCTTTGATACTGTTGCTGGCGAAAACATCCAAAAATCATTTGAAGCAGCTAAATATAATGGGCACGTAGCAACCATTTTACCGATTGAAAACGTGCTACAAGTGGCACTCAAAAGCTTGTCATTCCACAGTGTATTAATGCTAATTCCATTATGTCACGGCATTAACCATGAGTCACACGGTCGTATTTTAACTGAAATTGCAGCACTGGTCGATGCAGGTAAAATCACGCCAATTATTGATAAAAGCGACTATTCAATTTGGGAAGTTGCACAAGCACACGATCACTTAGGATCAGGAAAAGCGGTTGGTAAAGTAACCTTAACAGCGTAATTATACAGACGGTTTTAATACCCTAAAATACCTCAAAGCACCACAACGACTGTTATCGACAGGAAAAATTGTGGTGCTTTTTGTTTCTATATAAAGCCTAGATTGCGACTCTAGCTGCGACAGCCAGTAAGACCACACCAGTGACCTTATCAATCTTGTGCACATTATTTTTTAATTTAGCGAGTAATGATGATTGCGATAATACAATCGCAATGATGCAATACCACAAGGTATCAATACTAAATACCGTACCCACCATGATCAGGTTTTGTAACCAACCCGCATCCGCTTCGACAAATTGACCGAACAAGGCCAAAAAGAAAATCGCTAATTTAGGATTAAGAAACGCGATCATAAAGCCTTGTACAATACTCTCTTTTAAGGTCACCGCTTCCTCTTGCTGATCCACATCATCCAATGCCGGTTTTGAGGTTAACGCTTTGTAAGCCAAGCGCAGTAGCATGGCAACGCCCGCATACTTGATCACATTAAATAACCACGGTGTTTGTTGGATCACAATAGCCAAACCGACCACTGTTAACGCGGCATACACACCAACACCAACACCATGAGCAATACTGGCTGCAACACCATTAACACGACCACCCGAGATAGTATGCTTTAACACCACCGCCAGACTCGGACCCGGCGTCATCGCCCCCATCACGCAGATCAGCGCTAAAGACATCCACGCAGTTAATTCCATTCCAACTCCTCGTTTATTATATTGTTATATAAGGTTAATCAATTGCCCTTATCTACCCTCATATTAATACAGCCAAAGCATGAGTTAAAATTGTATTTACGACTTATTAGCATGAAGTAATTTCATACCTATGATTTTGGTACGCTCAAGATGCTTGTTTAAGAAAGGAAAACATAATTCTCTGAACCAAGTATGCTCAGGATCTTGATGGTGTTTCGCATGCCATAACAAGTAATATTGCTGCGGTTTAAGCGTAATAGGCAGTCGCATGACCCGAAGATCGTATGTTTGTGCAAAATCAGCCGCAATGTGTAGTGGCGTCGTCAATAAGGTATCAGTTTTTAATAACAGCTCAATCGCCGATTGAAAGAAGGGTACTGATGCAAAAACCTGACGCTGCTCACCCAATGCCGACAAGGCTAAATCAACGGGGCTGTCTTTATCGCCACCACCACTGATCAGTACATGCTTCGCATTGATATACTCAGTCACCGATAACTCATCACTCAAACACAAAGGGTGCTGACGGCGACATACAACCACCAGCTGATCTTCACCAATACTTTTTCCATGTAAGTTATCAGGTACAAAATCCGTAATCGTGCTAACTAGATCCAACGCCATGTCAGCCAACTCGGTTAACTTATCTTTATGCCACAATTGATATTCAACACTAGCACTAGCGGCATTGACAGCAAGCTCACAACATATTGACGGTAAGATCGCTTGCGCAACATAATCACTCGAAGCTAAGGTAAATTTACGTTGGCATCGGCTTGGATCCACCTCACTCGGTAAATACAAATTATCTAACGTCTGCATCAATACGGGTAATTGCGCTTTTAACGCTTCGCCCTTACGCGTCAATACAAACTGATTGCCCTCTCTGATCACGATCTTGTCATGAAACGCCGCGCGAATTTGCATTAAGGTTTTGCTCATTGCCGATTGAGTGACATTGAGCTGTCGTGCAGATTCGGTCAGGTTACGCGTTTGTAATATCGCAATTAACGCCGGTAATAATTTGTAGTTATTCAAAAGAGCACTCGCCATATAAGATCATCAACTAACCATCATAACGTAGATTTTATTTTTCAGACAACGTCCTCAAATCCAGAGATCAGTTTCATGTTACTCCATTTCGAGACAGAGCAATCAGATTTATAAAAACTAATTGAGTAAAACCTCATTCCGTCACATTTTTATGGTCCATAATTAAATGGGTTTAAACCTTGTTTCGCATTCAATTAACCACAGGGTTTGTTATATAGACAAGATTAAACAAGGAAGGATGATGGATAATACAATTAAAACAATCGGTCTCAGTGGCACATGTTATTGGTGTACAGAGGCTATCTTTTTATCTTTGCACGGAGTGACAAAAGTAGAACAAGGTTGGCTGTCTTCCGTTGGTGAACACGACTGGTTTTCAGAAGGGATTATTGTTACTTATATGCCCGAAGTCATCAGCTTAAAAAATATAATTGCCATTCACTTACATACTCACAGCAGTACCAAAATCCATTCGATGCGAGCTAAATACCGGAGTGCTGTATATGCAATGGAACCCTACCAAATGACCGAAATAAAACACAACCTCGCATTACTCCAAGATGAATTTGACACGCCATTAATCACTCGCGCTTATAGATTTAACCAATTCAAACTGTCTGACGAATCCATTCAAAACTATTACTACAGCGATCCAAAACGGCCATATTGCAAAAACATCATAACCCCAAAATTAAAAAGATTGTTCGATAGCCATGCCCATTTAATGAACAAAGACAAATTACCAATAAGAGCATAATAAAACCATATTGCTTTCATGAATATAATTGACAGTGTTCACAATATAAAGATAACCATGTGATATTACTCAAAAATATCGACTGATGTTATGGTAAGACGTTAAGGATATACTAATATCGAAAAGTCGAAGCTAATAAATATTGTTCCAGTTTTGGTCGTGGATGAAATGCCTAAAATACCGCCAACGATAGAGACCAAGCTACCTATTATTTAATGGT
This Moritella sp. 5 DNA region includes the following protein-coding sequences:
- a CDS encoding LysE family translocator, whose protein sequence is MELTAWMSLALICVMGAMTPGPSLAVVLKHTISGGRVNGVAASIAHGVGVGVYAALTVVGLAIVIQQTPWLFNVIKYAGVAMLLRLAYKALTSKPALDDVDQQEEAVTLKESIVQGFMIAFLNPKLAIFFLALFGQFVEADAGWLQNLIMVGTVFSIDTLWYCIIAIVLSQSSLLAKLKNNVHKIDKVTGVVLLAVAARVAI
- a CDS encoding zinc-dependent alcohol dehydrogenase family protein, with translation MKAMIIKEIGSSDVFQLVEKAKPTLKSGHMVVEVKATSVNPLDTMLRSIELPWSANLPEVLHGDVAGIVIEVSEDVSDFNIGDEVYGMAGGINGVDGALAEFMLVDARLMAKKPKTLTMKQAAALPLVAITSYEALVNKMNVQAGDNVLIHGATGGVGHIAVQLAKVLGATVTSTHSPANAELAKTVGADNLVDFTTETVADYVQAHTGGTGFDKIFDTVAGENIQKSFEAAKYNGHVATILPIENVLQVALKSLSFHSVLMLIPLCHGINHESHGRILTEIAALVDAGKITPIIDKSDYSIWEVAQAHDHLGSGKAVGKVTLTA
- a CDS encoding peptide-methionine (S)-S-oxide reductase, translated to MMDNTIKTIGLSGTCYWCTEAIFLSLHGVTKVEQGWLSSVGEHDWFSEGIIVTYMPEVISLKNIIAIHLHTHSSTKIHSMRAKYRSAVYAMEPYQMTEIKHNLALLQDEFDTPLITRAYRFNQFKLSDESIQNYYYSDPKRPYCKNIITPKLKRLFDSHAHLMNKDKLPIRA
- a CDS encoding LysR family transcriptional regulator; the encoded protein is MASALLNNYKLLPALIAILQTRNLTESARQLNVTQSAMSKTLMQIRAAFHDKIVIREGNQFVLTRKGEALKAQLPVLMQTLDNLYLPSEVDPSRCQRKFTLASSDYVAQAILPSICCELAVNAASASVEYQLWHKDKLTELADMALDLVSTITDFVPDNLHGKSIGEDQLVVVCRRQHPLCLSDELSVTEYINAKHVLISGGGDKDSPVDLALSALGEQRQVFASVPFFQSAIELLLKTDTLLTTPLHIAADFAQTYDLRVMRLPITLKPQQYYLLWHAKHHQDPEHTWFRELCFPFLNKHLERTKIIGMKLLHANKS